The following are from one region of the Ktedonobacteraceae bacterium genome:
- a CDS encoding DUF1156 domain-containing protein, translating to MSMQPSYRTKLIEVALPLNAINVASAREKSIRHGHPSTLHLWWSRKPLATCRAVLFASLVDDPSAHPEQFPTEQEQQAERERLFKLIEQLVLWENSNNEDVLGMARAEILKSTGDNPPPVLDPFAGGGSIPLEAQRLGLEAHASDLNPVAVLINKALIEIPPKFAGQTPVNPQARQSLMGGDWHGARGLASDIRYYGKWMRDEAARRIGHLYPHVTLPHEYGGGEATVIAWLWVRTVQCPNPACGAQMPLTSKWWLSKKKGKEAWVDPQIDRGVTPPAIHFAVKTGKGRPQDGTVNRRGAICIACGTPVSFDHVRSEGKAGRIGAQLMAIVAEGHGGRAYISPNEEQEATASQAKPQDVPDTTLPEQALGFRVQLYGMTKHCDLFTSRQLVALTTFGDLVLEARERVLADAREAGWTDDGTSLNDGGRGATAYADAVATYLGIALDKGADYWSTICSWHAGRDTVRNTFARQAIPMVWDFAEANPFSDSSGNYMGAVDWVAQVIEISPAQTKGVAQQRDAATAINGVMDPMISTDPPYYDNIGYADLADFFYVWLRRSLGTLYPDLFRTMLVPKAQELVATPYRFNGNKGEAQQFFETGLGQAFERMRKAQNPEYPLTVYYAFKQAESEAEGESEDEETGNSNGIKNIASTGWETMLEGLIRAGFAITGTWPVRTEMLNRSVGLGTNALASSIVLVCRPREEHAPVASRRQFLTALKAELPAALKKLQHGSIAPVDLAQASIGPGMAIYSRYSRVVESDGTRMGVRTALQLINRALDEALAEQEGEYDGETRWAVAWFEQYAMNEGEYGMAETLSKAKNTSVQGMVDAGLVQAHGGKVRLVRREDLLENWNPRSSHLTVWEVTQRMIAALNQKGEVGAGDVLRLAGARGEIARDLAYRLYTLCERKGWAQEALAYNSLVTSWSEISRLAHREAGDAGLWEATYMG from the coding sequence ATGAGTATGCAACCATCCTATCGCACCAAATTGATCGAGGTCGCCCTGCCGCTCAACGCTATCAACGTCGCCTCGGCCCGCGAGAAATCCATCCGGCACGGCCACCCCTCGACGCTGCATCTGTGGTGGTCACGCAAACCACTGGCAACATGCCGCGCTGTCCTCTTCGCCTCGCTCGTCGATGACCCCTCGGCCCATCCTGAGCAATTTCCAACCGAGCAGGAACAGCAAGCCGAACGCGAGCGACTCTTCAAGCTGATAGAACAGCTGGTCCTCTGGGAAAACTCCAATAACGAGGATGTCTTAGGCATGGCGCGGGCCGAGATTCTCAAATCGACCGGTGACAACCCGCCGCCGGTTCTCGATCCCTTCGCGGGCGGCGGCTCCATTCCGCTGGAAGCGCAACGACTGGGCCTGGAAGCGCATGCCAGCGACCTCAACCCCGTGGCGGTCCTCATCAACAAGGCGCTGATCGAGATTCCACCGAAGTTTGCCGGGCAGACGCCCGTGAACCCGCAGGCGCGCCAATCGCTGATGGGTGGCGACTGGCACGGCGCACGCGGCCTTGCCAGCGATATCCGCTACTACGGCAAGTGGATGCGCGACGAAGCAGCGCGGCGCATCGGCCACCTCTACCCGCACGTCACGCTGCCGCACGAATACGGCGGCGGCGAAGCAACCGTAATCGCCTGGTTGTGGGTGCGTACCGTACAATGTCCCAATCCCGCCTGCGGCGCACAGATGCCTTTAACCAGCAAATGGTGGCTCTCCAAAAAGAAGGGTAAAGAGGCATGGGTTGACCCACAGATCGACCGCGGCGTCACGCCTCCAGCCATCCACTTCGCTGTGAAGACAGGCAAGGGCAGGCCACAGGATGGCACAGTCAACCGGCGTGGCGCTATTTGCATCGCCTGTGGCACTCCTGTATCTTTCGACCACGTTCGCAGCGAGGGCAAAGCCGGTCGCATAGGCGCGCAACTCATGGCAATCGTTGCCGAAGGCCATGGTGGGCGAGCATATATCTCGCCAAACGAAGAGCAGGAAGCTACTGCTTCCCAGGCGAAACCTCAAGATGTACCTGATACAACTCTACCAGAACAGGCGCTGGGTTTCCGCGTACAGCTTTACGGCATGACAAAACATTGCGATTTATTCACCTCCCGCCAGCTTGTCGCGCTAACCACCTTCGGTGATCTTGTGCTGGAAGCCAGGGAGCGTGTGCTGGCTGATGCACGTGAAGCTGGCTGGACCGATGATGGCACCTCGCTCAATGACGGAGGTAGGGGCGCAACGGCGTATGCTGATGCGGTAGCGACGTATTTGGGGATTGCGCTGGATAAGGGAGCAGATTACTGGTCAACTATTTGTTCCTGGCATGCTGGACGAGACACAGTGCGTAATACGTTCGCTCGTCAAGCTATTCCGATGGTATGGGATTTCGCCGAGGCGAATCCGTTCAGTGACTCCAGTGGGAATTACATGGGAGCCGTCGATTGGGTAGCTCAGGTTATCGAAATATCGCCCGCTCAAACAAAAGGTGTAGCGCAACAGCGCGATGCTGCCACAGCTATCAATGGCGTAATGGATCCCATGATCTCGACTGATCCACCGTACTATGACAATATCGGGTACGCTGACCTGGCGGATTTCTTCTATGTCTGGTTGCGGCGCTCGCTTGGCACGCTCTACCCCGACCTGTTCAGGACGATGCTGGTACCCAAAGCGCAGGAACTGGTGGCGACGCCGTACCGCTTTAATGGCAATAAGGGCGAGGCGCAGCAGTTCTTTGAGACAGGGTTAGGGCAGGCTTTCGAGCGCATGAGAAAGGCTCAGAATCCGGAATACCCTCTGACGGTCTACTACGCCTTCAAACAGGCTGAGTCTGAGGCAGAGGGTGAGAGTGAAGATGAAGAAACTGGCAATAGTAATGGTATAAAGAACATCGCCTCGACCGGCTGGGAAACGATGCTGGAAGGGTTGATTCGCGCCGGTTTTGCCATTACCGGAACATGGCCGGTGCGCACGGAAATGCTCAATCGCAGCGTTGGTCTGGGAACAAATGCTCTTGCCTCGTCCATCGTTCTTGTCTGCCGCCCGCGCGAGGAACATGCGCCGGTGGCGTCGCGTCGCCAGTTCCTCACCGCGCTCAAGGCGGAACTGCCCGCCGCGCTGAAGAAGTTGCAACATGGCAGCATCGCGCCGGTGGACCTGGCGCAGGCGAGCATCGGCCCGGGAATGGCGATCTACTCGCGCTACAGCAGGGTGGTCGAGTCGGATGGAACGCGCATGGGCGTGCGCACGGCGCTGCAGTTGATCAATCGCGCGCTGGATGAGGCGCTGGCCGAGCAGGAGGGCGAGTACGATGGCGAGACGCGCTGGGCTGTCGCGTGGTTCGAGCAGTATGCGATGAACGAGGGCGAATACGGCATGGCCGAGACGCTTTCGAAGGCGAAGAATACGAGCGTGCAGGGCATGGTCGACGCCGGGCTGGTGCAGGCGCACGGCGGCAAGGTGCGACTGGTGCGCCGCGAGGACCTGCTGGAAAACTGGAATCCGCGCTCCTCGCACCTGACGGTATGGGAGGTGACACAGCGCATGATCGCGGCGCTCAATCAGAAAGGCGAGGTTGGCGCGGGCGATGTCCTGCGACTGGCGGGCGCGCGCGGCGAGATTGCCCGCGACCTGGCCTATCGCCTCTACACGCTCTGCGAGCGCAAGGGCTGGGCGCAGGAGGCGCTGGCCTACAACAGCCTGGTCACGTCATGGTCTGAGATTAGCCGCCTGGCGCATCGCGAGGCTGGAGATGCAGGGTTGTGGGAAGCGACGTATATGGGGTAG
- a CDS encoding DUF3883 domain-containing protein: MASLEELVPGAQVRGLLPAATVSIVSARQHGSVGVEVVYRDADGRLGSELLYQDVIAGLEIVPANLPWRFDADGSLFRLASEAYRIRLAYLFDPLIAVHTSLIEPLPHQITAVYETMLAKQPLRYLLADDPGAGKTIMTGLLIKELLIRGDLRRCLIVAPGNLVEQWQDELARRFHLAFAILTNDRLEASVSGNAFQEMPLCIARLDKLSRSEAAQETLRQSEWDLVVVDEAHKMSATFAGGEPKYTKRYHLGELLGTLTRHLLLLTATPHNGKEEDFQLFLRLLDADRFEGKFREGVHVVDASDLMRHLVKEQLYTFEGRPLFPERYAYSVTYRLSPQETALYQAVTSYVRAEFNRADALEKARRGTIGFALTTLQRRLASSPEAIYQSLRRRRERLERRLQETKQAQLQNIQAPLELLADLPSFDEDDLDDLEDAPDAEREATEEQVVDQASAARTIAELEAEIATLTTLEALALQVRRSGTDRKWEELASLLEQQTEMFDPAGQRRKLVIFTEHRDTLNYLAGRIRTLLGSAEAVVTIHGSMSRAERAAAQEAFTQDKETLILLATDAAGEGINLQRAHLMVNYDLPWNPNRIEQRFGRIHRIGQTEVCHLWNLVAVDTREGEVFDTLLHKLAEEREALGGQVFDVLGNDKLFEDRSLRELIVEAIRYGEQPAVRARLFHVVDRALDRDHLQTLLEERALTHEVMDVVRVRQIREEMERAQARRLQPHYIASFFLEAFRRLGGSIYEREPQRYEITNVPSAIRQRPPRHDSRAVILRRYERIVFEKERVHVDGKPPAVLIAPGHPLLDATLDLVLEQQRDLLKQGAILVDPTDSSEQMRVLFYLEETIQDASHDSAGKRHEVSRQLHFIELDEAGSLRSAGYAPFLDYRPLTDEEQAIAAELRGASWLAGDLEGQARGYAITELVPRHLAEVKQRREAQINKTIAAVNERLTTEISFWDNRAEQLRMQEAAGRPNARLNSRNARSRAQELLDRLDRRVAELEQERKLSPLPPVVIGCALIVPQALLARLLDIAAPASDEQAHETARVERLAMEAVMQAERALGYVPRDVSAEKCGYDIESSIPGTGKLRFIEVKGRVKDATTVTVTRNEILTALNKPDDFILAIVLIDGETTTTHYVKRPFGREPDFGATSVNYELAKLLSRGVLPV; the protein is encoded by the coding sequence ATGGCATCCCTGGAAGAACTGGTCCCCGGCGCGCAGGTCAGGGGATTGCTGCCTGCTGCTACCGTCAGCATTGTCAGCGCGAGGCAGCATGGCTCCGTTGGCGTGGAAGTGGTGTACCGGGATGCTGACGGGCGGCTGGGCAGCGAATTGCTGTACCAGGACGTTATTGCCGGCCTGGAGATTGTGCCCGCCAATTTGCCCTGGCGTTTCGATGCCGATGGCTCGCTCTTCCGTCTCGCCTCCGAAGCTTATCGCATTCGCCTGGCGTACCTTTTCGACCCGCTCATCGCCGTGCATACCTCGTTGATCGAGCCGCTACCACACCAGATCACCGCCGTCTACGAGACCATGCTGGCGAAGCAGCCGCTGCGCTACCTGCTGGCCGATGATCCCGGCGCGGGCAAAACGATTATGACCGGCCTGCTCATCAAAGAACTGCTCATTCGCGGCGACCTGCGGCGCTGCCTCATTGTCGCTCCCGGCAACCTCGTCGAGCAATGGCAGGACGAACTTGCCCGCCGCTTCCACCTGGCCTTCGCCATCCTGACCAATGACCGGCTGGAGGCCTCCGTCTCCGGCAACGCTTTCCAGGAGATGCCGCTATGCATCGCTCGCCTCGACAAACTCTCGCGCAGTGAGGCCGCGCAGGAGACGCTGCGGCAGAGCGAGTGGGATCTCGTCGTGGTCGATGAGGCGCATAAGATGTCGGCCACCTTTGCCGGCGGCGAGCCGAAGTATACAAAACGCTACCACCTGGGCGAACTGCTCGGCACGCTCACGCGCCACCTGCTGCTGCTCACTGCCACCCCACATAACGGCAAAGAAGAGGATTTTCAACTCTTCCTGCGCCTGCTCGATGCCGACCGCTTCGAGGGAAAGTTCCGCGAGGGCGTCCACGTTGTGGATGCCTCTGATCTCATGCGCCACCTTGTCAAAGAGCAGCTTTACACCTTCGAGGGCAGGCCGCTCTTTCCCGAACGCTACGCCTATAGCGTCACCTACCGCCTCTCGCCACAGGAAACCGCGCTCTATCAGGCCGTGACCTCTTACGTGCGCGCCGAGTTCAATCGCGCCGATGCCCTTGAGAAGGCCCGCAGGGGCACCATTGGCTTTGCCCTCACGACCCTGCAACGCCGCCTTGCCTCCTCACCGGAAGCGATCTATCAATCCCTACGGCGCAGGCGCGAACGGCTGGAACGCCGGTTACAGGAAACAAAGCAGGCCCAACTGCAGAACATACAGGCTCCGCTTGAACTGCTCGCCGACCTGCCATCCTTTGACGAAGACGATCTCGACGACCTGGAGGACGCGCCGGACGCCGAGCGCGAGGCGACGGAGGAGCAGGTCGTCGATCAGGCATCGGCGGCCCGCACCATCGCTGAACTGGAAGCCGAGATTGCCACCTTGACCACGCTGGAGGCGCTGGCCTTGCAGGTGCGACGCAGCGGGACGGACCGCAAATGGGAGGAACTGGCTAGTCTCCTTGAACAGCAAACGGAGATGTTCGACCCGGCAGGGCAGCGCCGCAAGCTGGTGATCTTCACCGAACACCGCGATACCCTCAATTACCTGGCAGGGCGCATCCGTACCCTGCTTGGCAGTGCCGAGGCGGTTGTTACCATTCACGGCAGTATGAGCCGCGCCGAACGTGCTGCCGCGCAGGAAGCCTTCACGCAGGATAAAGAGACGCTCATCCTGCTGGCGACCGATGCCGCCGGGGAGGGCATCAACCTGCAGCGCGCCCATCTCATGGTCAACTACGACCTGCCCTGGAACCCCAATCGCATCGAGCAGCGTTTCGGGCGCATTCACCGTATCGGGCAAACGGAGGTCTGCCACCTGTGGAATCTCGTGGCCGTTGATACGCGCGAAGGCGAAGTCTTCGATACGCTGCTGCACAAGCTGGCGGAAGAGCGCGAGGCCCTTGGCGGGCAGGTTTTCGATGTGCTGGGCAACGACAAACTGTTTGAAGATCGCTCCCTGCGCGAACTGATCGTGGAGGCCATTCGCTACGGGGAGCAGCCCGCCGTGCGCGCTCGCCTGTTCCACGTGGTTGACCGGGCGCTGGACCGCGACCATTTGCAGACCCTGCTGGAAGAGCGCGCCCTGACGCACGAAGTGATGGACGTGGTGCGCGTGCGGCAGATTCGTGAGGAGATGGAGCGCGCCCAGGCACGTCGGTTGCAGCCGCACTACATCGCCTCCTTCTTCCTGGAAGCCTTTCGACGCCTGGGCGGCAGCATCTACGAGCGCGAGCCGCAACGCTATGAGATCACCAACGTTCCGTCTGCCATTCGCCAGCGCCCGCCCCGTCATGATAGCCGGGCGGTCATCCTGCGCCGCTACGAGCGTATCGTCTTTGAGAAGGAGCGCGTCCATGTCGATGGCAAGCCTCCTGCTGTCTTGATTGCCCCCGGCCATCCCCTGCTGGATGCCACGCTCGACCTGGTGCTGGAGCAGCAGCGCGACCTGCTGAAACAGGGAGCCATACTCGTGGACCCGACCGATTCGAGCGAGCAGATGCGCGTGCTGTTCTATCTGGAAGAGACCATCCAGGATGCCAGCCACGACAGCGCGGGCAAGCGCCACGAAGTCTCGCGCCAGTTGCACTTTATCGAACTGGATGAAGCCGGTTCCCTGCGCAGCGCGGGTTACGCGCCTTTCCTCGACTATCGCCCGCTCACGGATGAAGAGCAGGCTATCGCTGCCGAACTGCGCGGCGCATCCTGGCTGGCCGGCGATCTGGAAGGGCAGGCACGCGGCTATGCCATCACCGAACTGGTGCCGCGCCACCTGGCCGAAGTGAAACAGCGGCGCGAGGCCCAGATCAACAAGACTATCGCCGCCGTCAACGAGCGGCTGACGACCGAGATCAGCTTCTGGGATAACCGCGCCGAGCAGTTGCGCATGCAGGAAGCGGCGGGCCGGCCCAATGCGCGCCTCAACTCGCGCAACGCCCGCAGCCGGGCGCAGGAACTGCTCGACCGGCTGGATCGCCGCGTCGCCGAACTGGAACAGGAGCGCAAGCTCTCCCCGCTGCCGCCGGTCGTCATCGGTTGCGCCCTGATCGTCCCACAGGCACTATTGGCGCGTCTGCTGGATATCGCCGCTCCGGCAAGCGACGAGCAGGCACACGAAACGGCCCGCGTCGAGCGACTGGCAATGGAGGCCGTCATGCAGGCTGAACGCGCGCTGGGTTATGTGCCACGCGATGTGAGCGCCGAGAAGTGCGGCTACGATATCGAATCGTCCATTCCCGGCACCGGCAAACTGCGCTTCATCGAGGTCAAAGGCCGCGTCAAAGATGCCACAACTGTCACCGTCACGCGCAACGAAATCCTGACCGCGCTCAACAAACCCGACGATTTCATCCTCGCCATTGTCCTGATCGATGGCGAGACGACCACTACCCACTACGTCAAGCGGCCATTCGGGCGCGAACCGGACTTTGGCGCAACCAGCGTCAATTATGAGCTAGCAAAACTACTATCCAGAGGAGTTCTTCCCGTATGA
- a CDS encoding HAD family phosphatase, whose protein sequence is MPHPIRAVIWDLDGVIIDSAEQHRRAWLRLAREEGIPFTDADFWSTFGKRNDDILAEKWGPLASEQARALADRKEAYYREYIRETAAPLPGAMELMRELHVAGFLQALASSTPAENIRLISELLGLNQYLTVLVSGETVARGKPAPDIFLAAARALNIDPVYCLVIEDAVAGVEAAHAAGMRCIAVAGNRDLPGLRKAELMVKDLTEVNVARIRELA, encoded by the coding sequence ATGCCACATCCCATACGGGCTGTCATCTGGGACCTGGACGGCGTCATCATCGATAGCGCAGAGCAACACCGGCGCGCATGGTTACGCCTGGCACGCGAGGAGGGTATCCCTTTCACAGATGCCGATTTCTGGAGTACCTTCGGCAAACGCAATGACGATATCCTGGCCGAAAAATGGGGGCCGCTCGCTTCCGAGCAGGCACGCGCCCTGGCAGACCGCAAAGAAGCATACTACCGAGAATACATCCGTGAAACAGCAGCCCCTCTGCCCGGTGCGATGGAATTGATGCGCGAACTGCACGTGGCGGGTTTCCTGCAGGCGCTCGCATCATCGACGCCGGCGGAGAATATCCGGCTGATTAGCGAGCTACTGGGCTTGAATCAATATCTAACGGTTCTTGTGTCTGGAGAGACGGTTGCACGTGGCAAGCCCGCACCCGATATTTTCCTGGCGGCGGCCAGAGCTCTGAATATAGACCCGGTCTATTGCCTGGTGATTGAGGATGCCGTGGCGGGTGTCGAGGCGGCTCACGCCGCCGGTATGCGCTGCATCGCCGTCGCGGGCAATCGCGACCTGCCGGGTTTGCGCAAGGCCGAGTTGATGGTAAAAGACCTCACCGAGGTCAATGTAGCACGGATTCGGGAACTCGCCTGA
- a CDS encoding phenylacetate--CoA ligase, whose protein sequence is MSYRTFYNEEIETLPKNKLKAMQLERLQAIVERAYNQNRFYRNLYDEVGVKPSDIRSLEDIQKLPFLEKKTVRAAYPYGMAFVKPGGEGGAVEVHATSGTTGKSVPVFATKKDIDYWADLNARELWMTGLRPGDILMNCYGYGLATGGFGFHYGAMAMDVMAIPMGSDARQHDRMIDFIVDFGVTAMCMTPSVGLYLGGKARERGVDFRETRLKIGLFGAEPWPWETRLKLEELFNITAYDEFGMTEFLGPGMTCECEVRDGMHAWADAFLVECIDPDTGEWVPDGQDGELVWTWLAADGTAMIRYRSRDLSRTWWEDRCACGRTHPKIGAIKGRSDDAVSIRGLIVFPSQVEAALVKFPETGANFRIIVDKHNGLDTFDLKVEVKDAALLNNAERARTLSHEMAESVKAVTGNTPKVELVAPDSLPRASGGESKTASARVEDRRKK, encoded by the coding sequence ATGAGTTATCGTACGTTCTATAACGAGGAAATAGAAACACTGCCTAAAAATAAGCTGAAGGCGATGCAATTGGAGCGTCTTCAGGCCATTGTCGAGCGGGCATATAATCAGAACCGGTTTTATCGTAACCTGTATGACGAAGTGGGTGTCAAACCATCGGATATCCGGTCGTTGGAAGATATTCAGAAATTGCCGTTCCTGGAAAAGAAGACGGTACGCGCTGCTTATCCGTACGGGATGGCTTTCGTCAAGCCGGGCGGCGAAGGCGGCGCGGTAGAGGTGCATGCTACAAGCGGCACGACGGGAAAGAGCGTGCCGGTGTTTGCAACGAAAAAGGATATCGATTACTGGGCGGATCTCAACGCGCGTGAGTTGTGGATGACTGGCCTGCGTCCTGGCGATATTTTGATGAACTGTTATGGCTATGGGCTGGCGACTGGCGGTTTTGGTTTTCATTACGGCGCTATGGCCATGGATGTGATGGCGATTCCCATGGGTTCGGATGCGCGCCAGCATGACCGCATGATTGACTTCATCGTTGACTTTGGCGTCACCGCCATGTGCATGACACCGTCGGTTGGCCTCTATCTTGGCGGGAAGGCGCGGGAGCGAGGCGTGGATTTTCGAGAAACCAGGCTCAAAATTGGTCTGTTCGGCGCGGAACCGTGGCCGTGGGAGACGCGTTTGAAGCTCGAAGAACTCTTCAATATCACCGCCTACGATGAATTTGGCATGACCGAATTTCTTGGCCCTGGCATGACCTGCGAGTGTGAAGTACGCGACGGCATGCATGCCTGGGCAGATGCGTTTCTGGTCGAGTGCATCGATCCTGATACAGGCGAATGGGTGCCGGATGGGCAGGATGGCGAACTGGTCTGGACGTGGCTCGCAGCCGATGGAACGGCCATGATTCGCTATCGCAGCCGTGACCTCTCGCGCACCTGGTGGGAAGATCGCTGTGCCTGCGGGCGCACGCATCCCAAAATCGGTGCGATCAAGGGGCGCAGCGACGACGCGGTCTCGATTCGCGGCCTGATCGTCTTCCCCAGCCAGGTTGAAGCTGCCCTGGTGAAGTTTCCCGAAACGGGCGCGAATTTTCGCATCATCGTCGATAAACATAATGGCCTGGATACGTTCGATCTCAAAGTCGAAGTGAAGGATGCGGCTCTGCTGAATAATGCTGAACGCGCCCGTACTTTGAGCCATGAGATGGCCGAGTCGGTCAAGGCCGTTACGGGGAATACGCCAAAGGTAGAGCTGGTTGCTCCTGATAGCCTGCCACGCGCCAGCGGCGGCGAGTCCAAGACCGCCAGCGCGCGCGTTGAGGATAGGCGCAAAAAGTAG
- a CDS encoding type II CAAX endopeptidase family protein, whose protein sequence is MIEPERDKENLSKLPAYAPYMPPGQPQPADPLEKDQAPWTIRQTFTGILLTLVPWILLAFLLNSIGGGKTSSTGTLTPQQDLVAAIITLIFSTIIEAAFLIAPFYYANAVFRGIARHARLSLKALGFRKFSVGATFFWIVVLIIAILAVNNIYQYLITAFHLNLQTNDQVLLAESKKAPLTTYATLLVAVFVAPFCEEIFFRGFVFQGLRRGMPVGWAIVFSALIFGVAHADPGSFAVLFIIGLALAFLRWRTKSIWPGMLLHMVNNGIGAIVIVLYMQGIMR, encoded by the coding sequence TTGATTGAACCAGAGCGCGATAAAGAAAACTTGAGCAAATTGCCGGCATACGCACCATACATGCCGCCGGGACAACCACAGCCGGCCGACCCTCTTGAAAAAGACCAGGCGCCGTGGACAATACGACAAACGTTTACGGGCATTTTACTTACACTGGTCCCGTGGATTCTATTAGCCTTCTTGCTCAATAGTATAGGCGGAGGCAAAACATCCAGTACGGGAACTCTCACGCCGCAACAGGACCTGGTCGCAGCAATTATCACCCTGATTTTCTCGACCATTATCGAAGCGGCATTCCTGATAGCGCCTTTTTATTATGCCAATGCTGTATTCCGCGGGATTGCTCGCCATGCCAGATTATCATTAAAGGCGCTCGGCTTCCGCAAATTTTCCGTTGGTGCCACATTTTTCTGGATAGTAGTACTCATTATCGCCATTTTAGCCGTGAACAACATCTATCAATACCTGATTACGGCATTTCACCTGAACCTGCAAACCAACGACCAGGTTTTGCTCGCGGAGAGCAAAAAAGCGCCCTTGACCACGTACGCCACGTTGTTAGTCGCCGTCTTCGTTGCGCCGTTTTGTGAAGAAATCTTCTTCCGCGGCTTCGTCTTTCAAGGATTAAGGCGCGGCATGCCTGTGGGCTGGGCGATTGTCTTCAGCGCGCTCATCTTCGGGGTCGCGCACGCCGATCCAGGCTCGTTCGCGGTGCTGTTCATTATCGGGCTGGCCCTGGCCTTCTTGCGCTGGCGCACAAAGTCGATCTGGCCGGGGATGCTGCTGCACATGGTTAATAATGGCATCGGCGCGATTGTTATTGTTTTGTATATGCAAGGAATTATGCGCTAG
- a CDS encoding roadblock/LC7 domain-containing protein, translating to METILQRLTELDEITGAILVGKDGLIVSGALHSDDEEMLGAMSAAIFGSISDYTTQINNGNLRHVIIETSTGTVQFAEVGELILVVTTSPSSNLGRVRLEITRACRQLSRAVAAY from the coding sequence GTGGAAACAATTCTTCAACGGCTGACCGAACTGGACGAGATCACGGGCGCCATACTGGTCGGCAAGGATGGTTTGATCGTCAGCGGGGCGCTGCACAGTGATGATGAGGAAATGTTGGGCGCAATGTCGGCAGCCATCTTTGGTTCCATCTCCGATTATACGACACAGATAAACAATGGCAACCTACGGCATGTCATTATCGAGACGAGTACCGGCACAGTACAATTCGCGGAGGTGGGCGAACTTATTCTTGTCGTCACCACCTCGCCCAGTAGTAACCTTGGCCGCGTGCGCCTCGAAATAACAAGGGCCTGCCGCCAACTCTCAAGGGCGGTCGCGGCATATTAA